The DNA segment TTGACCTGGCCAAGGTCCGCAACATCGGGATCATGGCCCACATCGACGCGGGCAAGACGACCACCACCGAGCGGATCCTGTTCTACACCGGTGTGTCGTACAAGATCGGTGAGGTCCACGACGGCGCCGCCACGATGGACTGGATGGAGCAGGAGCAGGAGCGTGGCATCACGATCACGTCCGCTGCGACCACCTGCCACTGGCCCCTCGAGGGCAGTGACTACACCATCAACATCATCGACACCCCGGGTCACGTCGACTTCACCGTCGAGGTGGAGCGTTCGCTCCGCGTGCTCGACGGCGCCGTGACGGTGTTCGACGGTGTCGCCGGTGTGGAGCCGCAGTCCGAGACGGTGTGGCGTCAGGCCGACCGTTACGGCGTGCCGCGCATCTGCTTCGTCAACAAGCTGGACCGTACCGGCGCCGAGTTCCACCGCTGCGTGGACATGATCAAGGACCGCCTCGGCGCGGTCCCGATCGTCATGCAGCTGCCGATCGGTGCCGAGATGGACTTCCAGGGCGTTGTGGACCTCGTCCGCATGAAGGCGCTCGTGTGGTCCGCCGAGGCGGCCAAGGGCGAGATGTACGACGTCGTCGACATCCCGGCCACGCACGTCGAGGCTGCCGAGGAGTACCGCGGCAAGCTGGTGGAGACCGTCGCCGAGCACGACGACGAGATCATGGAGCTCTTCCTGGAGGGCCAGGAGCCCACCGAGGAGCAGCTCTACGCCGCGATCCGCCGGATCACCATCGCGTCCGGCAAGTCCGAGGGCGTCACGGTCACCCCGGTGTTCTGTGGCACCGCGTTCAAGAACAAGGGCGTCCAGCCCCTGCTCGACGCGGTCGTGCGCTACCTGCCGACCCCGCTCGACGTCGAGGCCATCGAGGGCCACGACGTCAAGGACCCCGAGGTCGTCGTCAAGCGCAAGCCGTCCGAGGACGAGCCGCTGTCCGCGCTCGCGTTCAAGATCATGAGCGACCCGCACCTGGGCAAGCTCACCTTCGTCCGGGTCTACTCGGGCCGCCTGGAGTCCGGCACCTCGGTGCTGAACTCCGTCAAGGGCAAGAAGGAGCGCATCGGCAAGATCTACCGCATGCACGCCAACAAGCGTGAGGAGATCGAGTCGGTGGGCGCCGGCGACATCGTCGCCGTCATGGGCCTGAAGCAGACCACCACCGGTGAGACGCTGTCCGACGACAAGAACCCGGTCATCCTGGAGTCCATGGACTTCCCGGCGCCGGTCATTCAGGTCGCCATCGAGCCCAAGTCCAAGGGTGACCAGGAGAAGCTGGGTGTCGCCATCCAGCGTCTCGCGGAGGAGGACCCCTCCTTCCAGGTCCACTCGGACGAGGAGACCGGCCAGACCATCATCGGCGGTATGGGCGAGCTGCACCTCGAGGTGCTGGTCGACCGCATGCGCCGTGAGTTCAAGGTCGAGGCGAACGTCGGCAAGCCGCAGGTGGCTTACCGCGAGACGATCCGCAAGGCCGTCGAGCGGCTCGACTACACCCACAAGAAGCAGACCGGTGGTACCGGTCAGTTCGCCAAGGTGCAGATCGCGATCGAGCCGATCGAGAGTGGCGACACCTCGTACGAGTTCGTGAACAAGGTCACCGGTGGCCGCATCCCGAAGGAGTACATCCCTTCGGTGGACGCCGGTGCGCAGGAGGCCATGCAGTTCGGCATCCTGGCCGGCTACGAGATGACGGGCGTCCGCGTCATTCTTCTCGACGGTGGCTACCACGAGGTCGACTCCTCCGAGCTCGCCTTCAAGATCGCCGGTTCGCAGGCCTTCAAGGAGGCCGCGCGCAAGGCTTCTCCCGTGCTCCTCGAGCCGATGATGGCCGTCGAGGTCACCACGCCCGAGGACTACATGGGTGAGGTCATCGGCGACATCAACTCCCGCCGTGGCCAGATCCAGGCCATGGAGGAGCGGGCCGGTGCCCGCGTCGTGAAGGGCCTCGTGCCCCTCTCGGAGATGTTCGGCTACGTCGGAGACCTCCGCAGCAAGACCTCGGGTCGCGCAAGCTACTCGATGCAGTTCGACTCCTACGCCGAGGTTCCCCGGAACGTCGCCGAGGAGATCATCGCGAAGGCCAAGGGCGAGTAACGCACCCCGTTTACACGCTTTAGGCTTGACACCGACCGCCGGGGTCGGACCACACGGAAGGATCCCGGCGGGCGGCATCCCAGCAAAGATCACCTGGCGCCGATGAGTAAGGCGTACCAGAACCACTCCACAGGAGGACCCAGTGGCGAAGGCGAAGTTCGAGCGGACTAAGCCGCACGTCAACATCGGCACCATCGGTCACATCGACCACGGTAAGACGACCCTCACGGCCGCCATTACCAAGGTGCTGCACGACGCGTACCCGGACCTGAACGAGGCCTCGGCCTTCGACCAGATCGACAAGGCTCCCGAGGAGCGCCAGCGCGGTATCACGATCTCGATCGCGCACGTCGAGTACCAGACCGAGACGCGTCACTACGCCCACGTCGACTGCCCCGGTCACGCGGACTACATCAAGAACATGATCACCGGTGCCGCGCAGATGGACGGCGCGATCCTCGTGGTCGCCGCCACCGACGGCCCGATGCCGCAGACCAAGGAGCACGTGCTCCTGGCCCGCCAGGTCGGCGTTCCGTACATCGTCGTCGCCCTGAACAAGGCCGACATGGTGGACGACGAGGAGATCCTGGAGCTCGTCGAGCTCGAGGTCCGTGAGCTCCTCTCCGAGTACGAGTTCCCGGGCGACGACCTGCCGGTCGTCAAGGTCTCGGCGCTCAAGGCGCTCGAGGGCGACAAGGAGTGGGGCAACACCGTCCTCGAGCTCATGAAGGCCGTGGACGAGAACATCCCGCAGCCCGAGCGTGACGTCGACAAGCCGTTCCTGATGCCGATCGAGGACGTCTTCACGATCACCGGTCGTGGCACCGTCGTCACCGGCCGCATCGAGCGTGGTGTCCTCAAGGTCAACGAGACCGTCGACATCGTCGGTATCAAGCAGGACAAGACCACCACCACGGTCACCGGCA comes from the Streptomyces seoulensis genome and includes:
- the fusA gene encoding elongation factor G, with the protein product MATTSLDLAKVRNIGIMAHIDAGKTTTTERILFYTGVSYKIGEVHDGAATMDWMEQEQERGITITSAATTCHWPLEGSDYTINIIDTPGHVDFTVEVERSLRVLDGAVTVFDGVAGVEPQSETVWRQADRYGVPRICFVNKLDRTGAEFHRCVDMIKDRLGAVPIVMQLPIGAEMDFQGVVDLVRMKALVWSAEAAKGEMYDVVDIPATHVEAAEEYRGKLVETVAEHDDEIMELFLEGQEPTEEQLYAAIRRITIASGKSEGVTVTPVFCGTAFKNKGVQPLLDAVVRYLPTPLDVEAIEGHDVKDPEVVVKRKPSEDEPLSALAFKIMSDPHLGKLTFVRVYSGRLESGTSVLNSVKGKKERIGKIYRMHANKREEIESVGAGDIVAVMGLKQTTTGETLSDDKNPVILESMDFPAPVIQVAIEPKSKGDQEKLGVAIQRLAEEDPSFQVHSDEETGQTIIGGMGELHLEVLVDRMRREFKVEANVGKPQVAYRETIRKAVERLDYTHKKQTGGTGQFAKVQIAIEPIESGDTSYEFVNKVTGGRIPKEYIPSVDAGAQEAMQFGILAGYEMTGVRVILLDGGYHEVDSSELAFKIAGSQAFKEAARKASPVLLEPMMAVEVTTPEDYMGEVIGDINSRRGQIQAMEERAGARVVKGLVPLSEMFGYVGDLRSKTSGRASYSMQFDSYAEVPRNVAEEIIAKAKGE
- the tuf gene encoding elongation factor Tu; amino-acid sequence: MAKAKFERTKPHVNIGTIGHIDHGKTTLTAAITKVLHDAYPDLNEASAFDQIDKAPEERQRGITISIAHVEYQTETRHYAHVDCPGHADYIKNMITGAAQMDGAILVVAATDGPMPQTKEHVLLARQVGVPYIVVALNKADMVDDEEILELVELEVRELLSEYEFPGDDLPVVKVSALKALEGDKEWGNTVLELMKAVDENIPQPERDVDKPFLMPIEDVFTITGRGTVVTGRIERGVLKVNETVDIVGIKQDKTTTTVTGIEMFRKLLDEGQAGENVGLLLRGIKREDVERGQVIIKPGSVTPHTEFEAQAYILSKDEGGRHTPFFNNYRPQFYFRTTDVTGVVTLPEGTEMVMPGDNTEMTVSLIQPVAMEEGLKFAIREGGRTVGAGQVTKIVK